The DNA sequence CCTTTCTCCAACCCCAGGACTTGCGTCAAAGCCCTGACTATGTTGATATTCAAGTGGACAGGCGCTAGGGTGGGTGACATTGCTGCGCCTGAAGGGTCTGAACAAGCATGCCTGCGCTAGGAGCACGTGTTCGTTCATAAGAGTCCCGTCCGCACTGATCGATGGCCTTCAATACGCATCACAATTGCCTATCACAATGGGCAGAGGTATGCTTCTCATTCTTCTTGCGAACATAATATCGGCTAAACTCATGCCTGGCTTTAGGCGCGATGCTCAAGGGGAGGCAACCCACGTCTTCACCAAGCTGtcggacgatgatgacgacccTTATCTTTCCACTGCTGAATACCTTCTCAACTGGGCAGTTCATACCGGAGAAGTTGAGGCAAGTTCGATGGCTGAACTCCGGAGGACCATTTCGGCACCCTCTTTCTCCCACATCGAGTGGACTCATCCCAACCGACCCGTCCTGTGCGCGAGCGACCAAGATGGCGAACTCCAATACGACTCCCCCGCTCATGCTCATCACATCGAGAGCTATGTTAGGGCAATCACTAAAAGCGTTCCCGCGCTGCACGACATGAAATGCAGCGCTCTTCGTTGGGGCTCGATCTACGAGGCATGGGAAATGGGACGTGTTGATGCTgcgttggccatgttggaTGAATGTCGAGAAGTGGACAGCTCGGCATCATAGGTTATGCGAGTATTGCATCTAGTTCGTGTGGTCTGCCAGCTGACTTTCATGCTACTCGTATTCTCAGTCCGGGTACTTGGTATGGATACTTCATCCGCTAGACAATATATCTAGCATATATTTTGATGCATCCGAGATTACGACTGGAATGTCCTCTTCATTTTCGACAATTACATCAGACCACAGTGTTGTCCGTTCGATGTCTTGATGGCTGGGCATGTTGCCCCTTCGCGTACTTGATCAGGGCACGCGTCCTCTATCGAACTGGTATTGGGTCGATTTATTCTCATGGTTCCTTCGCGGCAGGCCATATGGATCAGAGTAAATATCATAGATGCCAGGGGCTAGTACCTTATTGAGGAACCCAATGCATCATACCAACTCATAGCCCTCCCCACCTCGTGAAGTCgctccttgcgcttctggAACAGTATGGTACCAGATCATCGCATGTGGGCTGTAATACGTTAACATGAATTCGTATTATGGAGGCATCTTGCGAGTCAGCACAAGTGCCTTATAGCAAATGGCTATATATGGTTCAGTGACGGACATGGACATTGGGCAGGGACCGTACTTGGATTCCACAACCACGACCAGGTTGATGGGAATGATTTATTATTCAGTTCTTAATCCcaatcatcgtcatcactgTCGACATTTCTTGATTTCCCAGCAGTCCCCGTTTTGATGGTCTTCCCTGCCAGGCgttcctcctcggcgtcctcAGCAGCTTGCCTTCTCTTGATTACACGCATGTCCGAGTCAGGAACAGCGCCAACCTCTACCAGCAGGTTATCAATCTTTTGCATATTGGTCCGCACGCCGCCAATAGTCATCAGAGTCACAATCTGCTTGACAATGTCGCCGTTCTTGTACACCAGGATGGTCGGACAGTTTCTATCGGGATAGTTCTCAATGGCTTGGCTCGCCCGGATCTCGCAGAACTTGATCTCGCCGTACTCCTTGGCGGCCTGCCTCCAGAGCTCGGTCAAGACCCTGGACTCGACGTTGGTGCCCATGGAGGATGTGAGGTTGACAAACACCGGGCCATTCTTGGAGGCGTCTGTGACCTCGCGCTGGTACTCGGGCTTGGAAAGGGGGTATACGCTTCCGTGGAGGGCCTTTTTCTGGAGATTGCTCAGCTCGGCCATGCGCTTCTGCCGGTACATCTCGAGAAAcgcctcgtcttcctcatcctcgagctcgtccAACTCGTCCAGGTCCTTTCCCTCCAATCGGTTCTCATGTGCTAATCTTCGACCTTCGAgaatggcctcctcgatcaTAGGAGTCGGGCTCGGCGGCTTCTCAGGAATGACACCATGTTTCCGAAGGATATCGTTCCTATGGCGGGGTTAGAGCTGGGCCATGGAGGGGTAGCAATTGCATACCATTCTGTGTCGGCATTGGGGTCGTCGATGGGCACAGCAATGCGCTGTTCTGAAGGagcggccatgatgaatgcAATGTAAATGAGAGTGACCCAATATCAAGACAAGGCTCCAACAACAATTTGTAGTGATCGAAAGTGGTAGCCTATAACTAGACTTGACGAGGCTCAGTCACGGCCTTACGTACTGCGTCAGGCAGCTCAACGGCGGCCTCGCATAACTGGCCGCCGTGCACAAACCCCACTAAAACATTGCGTGCATAAAGCTCCTCCATCGGCGCTATGTTGCACCGACAAGTCTTGGCCTAGGCGGTGGACAGGCGGTGGGCTGGGGATAATTGTCGTCACGTGGCTTGGGCACGAAAACCCTAGCACGCTAAGCCAGTTTCGTCGAAAAATTCCGCCAGAGGCAAAGGAGAGCCCGTCCCCTCAGAGCCACCGAACTTTTCCTCGCTTACCTCCTCCCACCCACTCTTGCGAGCCTCAAATCTGCTCCCGGATTTCGTCAAGCTTTCCCACTCTCGCAAGAAAACCGACAAGAATTTCTCGAGAAAATCAGCCAAGATGGTAAGCGACTGCTTCTTTCTGATGTTTTCCCACGATGAACCGACCTACGAGCGATGGACGATGGACACGTGTGTGTGAGGAAGGGGGGGAAATTGGACAAGAGGATGCAGCCGGCCGCCGTGGCAAAAGTGTCAAAATGATGGAACTCGGGACCGactacgacgacgatgcaACCGACAATCGGGGCGAGCAAACACGATGATGGAATAATTTGGCTGACTCTCCGCCTCCCAGGTTCTCGCCGTTGATCTTCTGAACCCTTCCGCGGCCagcgaggccaagaagcacaagctcaaggtaCGATAAGCAACAAAAAATTTCACATGTTTCGACAATCGACCTAACATTGCTCGCCAGACCCTCGTCCCCGCCCCTCGATCCTTCTTCATGGACGTCAAGTGCCCCGGCtgcttcaccatcaccaccgtctTCTCTCACGCCCAGACCGTCGTCATCTGCCAGGGATGCACCACCGTCCTCTGCCAGCCCACCGGTGGTAAGGCTCGGTTGACCGAGGGCTGCTCTTTCCGACGGAAGTAAACTGCTTCGCGGCGGTTTATCTCCTTGGGTACTCATGACTCTTACGGTTCATCGAATGGTGGTCATCTCGGATCTGCAAATCAACAACCTCGACATGGACGGATAGAACAACCGACGTTGCGAACACTACCAAAAACCTCTTTGCAGATAGAAGATGGGGCACCCAGAATAGGGGCGTTTGGGGTCTCCGGATATCTTGCATGGCACATCATTCTTCTTTTGTTTTTCCGTTGCGCGCCTTGTACCAAAGAGTCTTCTCAAGGCaggaaggaaaaaaaagcacTGCATGGGTGGAaagctggagaaggcctTCACGAGCGCCTGGACCGGTAACGTCTGGCGCGAGGACGTGGAACCGCTGCTTGATGATCGCTTCATACCCGGGTGCAGTGGGTAGCGGAGGATGGTCACTGTGCTTTTGCGAAAATTCACAATGGTTTCCACATTGCTGTCGTACTGATGGTGACTGTCATTGAGTGCTGTAGTGAGGGATAACCTGTTGTGAATGATCGTCTGTCCGGATCTGCCGCCCTGGTCCAGCTCTGCTGCCTGGACCTAGCCTTCCAGGAGTCATCACGACTCATCAGTAGAGCTCACCCATTCCTCCTCCAAGCTATCAACTATTGACTCGATGATGATTGGTGACTGGCAGCGTCATGGATAAGGTGTCAACCTACCCCTCAATGCTAGTCGCCGGATGACTCGACCCGGGGAATGTGATCCGGTGGGATAGAGCCTGAGGCAGCCCGTCCGGATCGTCTGGAACTAAACTACCCCGCGGAATGGCATGATAGCGTGACGTGCAGAGACGGACCTGAAGCTTGTGGATGATTAGCTGGATGGTTGACTGTGATTGGGCCATTAGTTGGCTGCTATAGCTGTAGGCTCAAGTGCTGAGTTATCACATTATGCAGCACAAATAGGTACTGTTTCCAACTTTCCTTGGACTCTTTATAGATTTGATGCTTTGTTGCAGCATTGTGTGTCACTAGTTTAATCAATTGGCTCTTGTGAACCTGACTGGCCTTCATCAGCTCGTGTAAGAAGCTCGCGTGCCCCGGTCCACCTCTCCTCACACTCGCTTCGGGGCAGTGGAAGGGACGTAGGCAGTCGAAACATGCTTCTCTCAATGTATGTTTGTGAATAAAATTATCAAAGAAACCATCCAAGTATTCAATAAATGCCTAGGCAAGCACCTATCTCGCAAACACTATGGCTGTGGATGTTCTGCAGCTGAATGCTAGAACAAACCCGAACCTTCTCCAACACCTTGACGAAGCAAACTTGGGAAAAGCACAGTCAAAGCCGAGCAAATCACACGAGACATTGTCGATCCTGAGCAAGGCCTGCAGCATGGCTCCTTGCCACTGCCTTGATCCTCTCGCCGATCAGATAATGCAGCTTATATCATATGACTCTTATAACAGCCAATGGCCAACCCTGCAATTACTTCACTTTACGCGAAAGCGACACGAACAGGTCGCGCAGAACACGGTTCCCTCGCCCCACTTTTTTCAGCGCAAAGGTGAGAAACTCTGGCTCGGTCAGTGGCTCACGGAAGGGTTGTCGCCTCTATTTTAGCTTTCCGGGGCAGGggcctcctctccctttcccttcttcttcaccctGGCAACGATCTCCTTTGGACCTCGTTTAATCAAGAACCCCTCCTTCTTTTATTCATCACGGACCCTTGCTTTTTTATCGACTGCGACGTCATTGCCATCTGAGAGAAGACTACTTGTCTCTCTTCTATTCAAGACACTCTCCACTCTTCCATCTTTTATCctttcttgatctcggcTTTGCCGTTCTGTTGTTGACACCTTGTTGAGCCTTACCCTCTTGTGCGACAACAATCGAGACATTGCGACGAATTTTGCGACGTCATCACATCTCGGCGCATTCATCTTTCATCACCAATTGATCCCCATTGAGTCGTTCTCGACCTTATACATCTCTCACAATGTCGACTCCTCGGGTAAAGCGTCAGTTCGCTGGCACCCCTGATCTCTCCCAGCGCCAAATCacttccttcttcaacccccGATCTCCCAACGAGCCTCAACCCAACCCCGAGCCGGCTCGGCAGCCTGTACTCCCTTCTACCGTCCAGGCGAACCTTCTCAGCGTCGGAATGCGCGTTCGCAAGTCTGTCCCTGAGGGATACAAGACCACCGGGACGAGCGCCTTCAAGTTGTGGACGGACAATGCGCCAGTTCCCACATCTACCCCCCACCGGGCTGCCAACAAGGCCACCTCCCGAGAGTTGCTGCCTTTCTGCGGGATCAACAAGGTCGGCGGTCTTGATACTCAGCCCGAGTTTGAGCAAGAGGACGACGTCCCAGACGCCGATGCTATTCCCGAGCTTTCAATGTCTCAAGAGAGTACCGAGAGCGTCGACTCAAACGAGACATATCGCAAGCGATTcttcgaggaggacgacgaaaCCAATCTCAGCTCTCATGCCCAAGCCATGGTTGGCGAGGGTGACTCTCGAGTCTATGCTATTCCTGTCTCGCAAGCCCAAAAGGCAGCCAGACTTGGAACCGGTGGTCAGGGCCGCACAGCTACTGGTTCTGACTTTGAAGATGCCGAATTCCTTGTTTATGGAGACGACACGATGGATCAAGCCAACTAGCTTGACTCAGGTCGTTCCCCTGTCAAGACTTACATGTCACATGTGTTATGTTGATCGATGAATTTGGTGTTAGGCGTTGTCGGGTATACATTGGTGCTCCAGAGCTGGTTGTTTTTTTATGGATGTCAAGGATAAGATGAATTAGGACTGGCTGTATGTTATACGGAATTAAGACATTTGGTCGAGCGTGACCTACAAGTACTTCCTTTCCACCGCACTTACATGCCCACAAACGGCTCTCGAAACTCGAGCAAGTCTCTCTGCCCGTAAAACTCACCGGCGACCGTCAGGATCATGTTGAGCGTGGCGCGCAGGTTGGCCCGCGAGCGTTGCTTTGctgcctccttctcagcttcAGCCTCGGCGTCGGGATCGTCTGAAGCTGTGCCGTTGTCCAGCTGAGCGAGCAGTCgagccttggcttcctcaagGTCTTCCTTGGGTTGAGGGACGACTTCGCCATCCTCAGCTTCCGATTCGGATGCGATGTCCATAGCcacatcctcttcttcgtcgtctATCTCACCTTCCTCTGCGTCGGGTTTAGGCGCAGGGCTCGTAGGTTGAGGTGCTGGCGTATCAGCCTTGAATGGCTGTCCTTCGTCTGGTTCAACTTCAGGGGGTGTTGTATCATCTTCGTCCTGGCCAGGACTGACGGCaccctccacctccaacTCCTCTGCATCCACCATGACGTCttcgtcgctgctgctcctATCAACAGCCTCATGGGCCCCCAAGCCACCCTCAGCCAGCTCCTCTCTCAGCGCCGCCATCTCGGCCAAACTCCTCCCCAGCAGCACCGCCCGTCGACCCAGGTCACGCACCCAGCCAATCTCTGCGTAATTAAGCTCCCCCTTGTCCGGCAGTCGCGCAAGAAGCGCCCACAGCCAACGGCTCGTTCGCTCGGGCAGGGTATAACCGCGGCGCAGAAACTTACCGCCAAGTAGGACGCGAAGGATGCGGAGGATGGTGTCTTTGGACATGAGGGCGAGTTGGAGTGGGTGCGGGTCGGTGGTGCGAAGCAGACGGGACCATACGGCTATCGGTGACGATTGATGACCGAAAGGCGCGGCGGTGGTAGCTTGCGATGGGGAGAGTCGAGAGAGGGCGTTGGAAGGAGGTTTGGTATGGAGGACCGATCGGAGGTGGAGGTATTGGTCCATGAGGGACGCAAAGTAGGCTTCGTGTATGGCTCTCTCTTCATCGaagtcgtcgtcttcgtatTCTGGAGCTTCGCCCTCTTCGTagtcatcctcctcggcccaTTCTGGGAGTCCGACATACGCGCCGTCCTCATAGTAACCTCTAGAGTCCCCGATGCCGGTCTCGTAAATACTTCGATCGGTAGGTCCCTCGTCGTTTTggtcggcatcatcgtctcTCTCGAAGTCGACAGGGAGCTGTGGTCCTATTTGGACTTTGGGGGCAACGAGTAGATGGGGGATCCCGTTGGCTTCTTGTCTGTTGTACTCACCATATCAGTATCCGTGCTCTATAGGTCGGCCGTCTTCAGTAAAGAATCACGAGGAGTACTAAAGGGGTCTCCATACCTTACAGAGTTGAGATAGGCCATGGCTTCAGAGTCGTCCTCAAAATCAGATTCTTCACCCGCGGGAACCGTCGTCGCGTTGCCGCCGCCCGAAAAGACATATTTCTGGCCCCATGTCGGATCAATGTTGGAGTGCTGATGCTGTCGCGCCTTGCCGCCTTGTTTCTTTGGGCGCTTGTTCTCTCGCTTTGGTGTATCGCCGTCGTCAGCTTCCTGAAACTCCCTTTTCGTCGCCATTTCCGCAATTTCGCGTGTTGACGGGTTTGTTTTGTCGAGCTCAAGAGCTAAGGTGGAGTGAAGATGGAAAGGACCCTGGAGATGATGCCTGGTGCTTATCGATAAGCCCTCATGCCGCTTTTTCGGCCGACCAACCAGTCACCTTTGgagcttcaacaccaactctcGACTTACACCTTGACGCTCTGGTCTTGgggcttgttgatggtgataAATCGACAATGAGCGCGGCTGTTGTGCGCCGCTTGGCCTTGAATTCGCCGCGCCACACTGTTATATCCCGTCGAGCCGTTGTTCGCGCGCAATTGGCACAATGGCGCTCTCATAGCACCTACAACCACTTTGTGGGCAGCAGTATGTTAGGTCGAAGCTGCGCAATTAGACTTGCCTAACACTCCTAGGTGAATCTGTTACTACAGACTCTTCTATTCCACTACGGAAAGATGCGAAACCTTTCAGACTCGCCGTCAAGGACAACATCGCAACCGCCGACTTCCCCACACAATGCGCCTCTCAGATCCTCTCCTCCCACCCCTCGCCTTTCGAGGCCACTGTCGTCCGGCAATTGCGTC is a window from the Fusarium keratoplasticum isolate Fu6.1 chromosome 5, whole genome shotgun sequence genome containing:
- a CDS encoding Phosducin domain-containing protein: MAAPSEQRIAVPIDDPNADTEWNDILRKHGVIPEKPPSPTPMIEEAILEGRRLAHENRLEGKDLDELDELEDEEDEAFLEMYRQKRMAELSNLQKKALHGSVYPLSKPEYQREVTDASKNGPVFVNLTSSMGTNVESRVLTELWRQAAKEYGEIKFCEIRASQAIENYPDRNCPTILVYKNGDIVKQIVTLMTIGGVRTNMQKIDNLLVEVGAVPDSDMRVIKRRQAAEDAEEERLAGKTIKTGTAGKSRNVDSDDDDWD